Proteins co-encoded in one Streptomyces roseochromogenus subsp. oscitans DS 12.976 genomic window:
- a CDS encoding N-acetylmuramoyl-L-alanine amidase — MAVAVGAGVTALAQAKQPAGPQPYALQHEFTAAAQEFHVPQSVLMAVAYQESRWDTHNGMPSTTGNYNVMGLTQVSPQTLKRPSGKDRTAELDMRGDDHRGRFRPDARVLADVGAVRTSAPALHTLDQAAKLIGQPDSTLRADMGKSVRGGAALLARYEKAATGTLPADPAQWYPAVERFSQSPDAAGAVQFARRVYAHIRTGLSRTTTDGQQVTMSAQPALRPHITSAGYQPADYWTEGGTNTGYAPAGYAVPADGTTTPTPECPSGLVCNFVPAAYTQNDPNDKSNYGNYDIANRPTDGNSIRNIVIHDTESDYATTVNQFQDPTAYASANYVIRSSDGLVTQMVPNEDIAWHSGNKYVNMHSIGIEHEGYAISGASWYTESEYESSAALVKYLTAQYNIPLDREHIFGHDNVPGPLDAYVAGMHWDPGPFWDWTHYMQLLGAPIGANPVGDPLQAGELVTIAPPFTTANEPPVDNASPQPANFVYLRTGPSTSDPLIADPYLHSTGTGTTTAYDWGDKAVTGQRFVVAAQQGEWTAIWYSGQEAWFDNPSGQWTIPSDDTSQTLITAKDGATSIPVYGRAYPEAGAYPTGVTAQPVTPLSKYSIAAGQLYLAQPAVKGDFYNSVNIDGSAPDDRTLITGTSTYYPIQYNGRLAYVDTADVKTLTPIAPTATGTTMQPGQFLTPGHSLSSAGMTLTMQNDGNLVAYLKTGGTGNGPAVWSSGTNGHTGAYAYMQSDGNLVVYKSGGGPNTGGTLWSTGTSGHAGAYATLQNDGNFVVYASGGGPSTGGALWSTHTYKRGQTIASGQKLWAGWWAQAQYTRLVMQLDGNLVIYRNSDGKAIWSSATSGHSSAYAYMQTDGNLVVYKSGGGPSTGGALWSTGTWGHSGAYATLQNDGNFVVYKSGGGPSTGGALWSTGTYKNVP; from the coding sequence ATGGCGGTCGCGGTGGGGGCCGGAGTCACGGCGCTGGCACAGGCCAAGCAGCCCGCTGGACCGCAGCCATACGCATTGCAGCACGAATTCACCGCGGCGGCCCAGGAGTTCCACGTGCCGCAGAGCGTGCTGATGGCGGTGGCGTATCAGGAAAGCCGGTGGGACACCCACAACGGCATGCCGAGCACCACTGGCAACTACAACGTGATGGGTCTGACCCAGGTCAGCCCGCAGACGCTGAAGCGGCCTTCGGGCAAGGACCGGACGGCCGAACTCGACATGCGCGGTGACGACCACCGGGGCAGATTTCGCCCGGACGCGCGGGTTCTTGCGGACGTGGGCGCGGTGCGGACGTCCGCTCCGGCGCTGCACACCCTCGACCAGGCCGCGAAACTGATCGGCCAGCCGGACAGCACGCTGCGCGCAGACATGGGCAAGAGCGTACGCGGTGGCGCCGCGTTGCTCGCGCGCTACGAGAAGGCGGCCACCGGCACTCTTCCGGCGGACCCGGCACAGTGGTACCCCGCGGTGGAGCGGTTCAGCCAGTCTCCGGACGCCGCGGGCGCGGTGCAGTTCGCGCGGCGGGTCTACGCCCACATCCGTACCGGGCTGAGCCGCACCACGACCGACGGACAACAGGTCACCATGTCCGCTCAGCCGGCACTGCGGCCGCACATCACGAGCGCTGGCTACCAGCCGGCCGACTACTGGACCGAAGGCGGAACCAACACCGGGTACGCCCCGGCCGGGTACGCCGTTCCGGCGGACGGGACCACCACGCCGACACCCGAGTGCCCGTCCGGCCTGGTCTGCAACTTCGTCCCGGCCGCGTACACGCAGAACGATCCCAACGACAAGAGCAACTACGGCAACTACGACATCGCCAACCGCCCGACGGACGGCAATTCGATCCGGAACATCGTCATCCACGACACGGAGTCCGACTACGCGACGACCGTCAACCAGTTCCAGGATCCGACCGCCTACGCCAGCGCCAACTACGTGATCCGCTCCTCCGACGGACTGGTCACACAGATGGTGCCCAACGAGGACATCGCCTGGCACTCGGGCAACAAGTACGTCAACATGCACTCCATCGGGATCGAGCACGAGGGCTACGCGATCTCCGGCGCGTCCTGGTACACCGAGTCGGAGTACGAGTCCTCGGCGGCGCTGGTGAAGTACCTGACCGCCCAGTACAACATCCCGCTCGACCGCGAACACATCTTCGGTCACGACAACGTCCCCGGCCCGCTGGACGCCTACGTCGCGGGCATGCATTGGGACCCGGGCCCCTTCTGGGACTGGACCCACTACATGCAGCTCCTGGGCGCGCCCATTGGCGCCAACCCGGTAGGCGACCCGCTGCAGGCCGGTGAACTGGTCACCATCGCCCCGCCGTTTACCACGGCCAACGAACCCCCGGTCGACAACGCCTCACCACAGCCGGCCAATTTCGTCTACCTGCGCACCGGCCCCTCCACCAGCGACCCGCTGATCGCCGACCCCTACCTGCACTCCACGGGAACCGGCACCACGACCGCCTACGACTGGGGAGACAAGGCCGTCACCGGGCAACGGTTCGTCGTCGCCGCCCAGCAGGGCGAGTGGACGGCCATCTGGTACAGCGGGCAGGAAGCCTGGTTCGACAACCCCAGCGGCCAGTGGACCATCCCGTCCGACGACACCAGCCAGACCCTCATCACCGCCAAGGACGGCGCCACCTCGATCCCCGTCTACGGCCGCGCCTACCCCGAGGCCGGCGCCTACCCCACCGGCGTCACCGCACAGCCGGTCACTCCCCTGTCGAAATACAGCATCGCGGCCGGTCAGCTCTACCTCGCCCAGCCCGCCGTGAAGGGCGACTTCTACAACTCCGTCAACATCGACGGCAGCGCCCCCGACGACCGCACCCTCATCACCGGAACAAGCACCTACTACCCGATCCAGTACAACGGCCGCCTCGCCTACGTCGACACCGCCGACGTCAAAACCCTCACGCCCATCGCGCCGACGGCCACCGGCACCACAATGCAGCCGGGCCAGTTCCTCACCCCCGGACACAGCCTGTCCAGCGCCGGCATGACGCTGACCATGCAGAACGACGGCAACCTCGTCGCCTACCTCAAGACCGGCGGCACAGGCAACGGCCCGGCGGTATGGAGCAGCGGCACCAACGGCCACACCGGTGCCTACGCCTACATGCAGAGCGACGGCAACCTCGTGGTCTACAAGAGCGGCGGCGGCCCGAACACTGGCGGCACACTGTGGTCCACAGGCACCTCGGGCCACGCCGGCGCCTACGCCACCCTGCAAAATGACGGCAACTTCGTCGTCTATGCCAGCGGCGGCGGCCCGAGCACCGGCGGCGCACTGTGGTCGACCCACACCTACAAGCGCGGGCAGACCATCGCCTCCGGCCAGAAACTCTGGGCCGGCTGGTGGGCCCAGGCCCAGTACACCCGGCTGGTCATGCAGCTCGACGGCAACCTGGTGATCTACCGCAACAGCGACGGCAAGGCCATCTGGTCCAGCGCCACCTCGGGCCACTCCAGCGCCTACGCCTACATGCAGACCGACGGCAACCTCGTGGTCTACAAGAGCGGCGGCGGCCCAAGCACCGGAGGCGCCCTCTGGTCCACGGGCACCTGGGGCCACTCCGGCGCCTACGCCACCCTCCAGAACGACGGCAACTTCGTCGTCTACAAGAGCGGCGGCGGCCCAAGCACCGGAGGCGCCCTGTGGTCCACCGGCACCTACAAGAACGTGCCCTGA
- the mycP gene encoding type VII secretion-associated serine protease mycosin, whose translation MELFVPFPRRRSSRRCTPIALPVLRRFLVGSTLAGLCAFAADTPAEAVVIRTSEWPLTQFQADEIWHISQGQGITVAVIDSGVDAGHPDLNGQVLQGAGFIGDPRDNGQTDISGDSHGTAIAGIIAGTGKASGGYGMTGLAPKAKVLPVRVSTNTTVDPTAIAQGIKYAADHHAQVINVSSGTATPDPLLREAVNYALGKDAVVVASAGNDGENGNPAMYPASFPGVIDVTGTDSGRHFWPVSESGPRSTLAAPATDIYSANDRGQYVRADGTSYAAGYVSAAAALVRSAFPHLSAGQTIRRLISTASRPGGSGHDDQYGYGLIDPLAALRAPTVINGATTNPLLSADPLGKPTNTSDGRVTLIALGGAAVALISASVWIVVRRRKNRSAMRNDPTPTPPRGTSRNAGKSGKKKQKSRT comes from the coding sequence TTGGAGCTGTTCGTGCCCTTTCCGCGAAGACGATCCAGCAGACGCTGCACGCCGATCGCGCTGCCGGTCCTGCGCCGATTCCTTGTCGGCTCCACTCTTGCGGGACTCTGCGCTTTCGCGGCCGACACCCCCGCCGAAGCGGTGGTCATCCGCACGTCCGAGTGGCCGCTCACGCAGTTCCAGGCGGACGAGATTTGGCACATATCGCAGGGCCAAGGCATCACCGTTGCCGTCATCGACAGCGGAGTCGACGCCGGCCATCCCGACCTCAATGGCCAGGTCCTCCAAGGCGCGGGATTCATCGGAGACCCCCGGGACAACGGCCAGACCGACATCTCCGGTGACTCGCACGGAACAGCGATTGCCGGCATCATCGCAGGCACAGGGAAAGCGAGCGGTGGCTACGGAATGACCGGACTCGCACCGAAGGCTAAGGTGCTTCCCGTCCGAGTGTCCACCAACACGACCGTAGATCCCACCGCTATCGCGCAGGGCATCAAATACGCCGCCGATCACCACGCGCAGGTCATCAACGTATCCTCCGGAACGGCCACGCCAGACCCCCTGCTACGCGAAGCCGTCAACTACGCACTCGGCAAAGACGCGGTCGTCGTCGCCTCCGCCGGAAACGACGGCGAGAACGGCAACCCGGCCATGTACCCGGCTTCCTTCCCTGGCGTCATCGATGTCACCGGAACCGATTCCGGCCGTCATTTCTGGCCGGTGAGCGAATCCGGACCCCGATCGACGCTCGCCGCGCCGGCCACCGACATCTACTCCGCCAACGACCGGGGTCAATATGTAAGGGCGGACGGCACAAGCTACGCCGCCGGTTATGTCTCCGCAGCGGCCGCTCTGGTCCGCTCCGCGTTCCCTCACCTGAGTGCGGGCCAGACCATCCGCCGGCTGATCAGCACCGCTTCCCGGCCCGGCGGAAGCGGCCATGACGACCAGTACGGCTACGGTCTGATCGACCCGCTGGCGGCCCTGCGCGCACCCACGGTCATCAACGGCGCTACCACCAACCCGCTCCTATCCGCCGACCCACTCGGCAAGCCCACGAACACCAGTGACGGACGGGTCACCCTCATCGCTCTGGGCGGAGCAGCAGTGGCTCTGATCTCCGCGTCGGTGTGGATCGTCGTCCGGCGCCGCAAGAACCGTTCCGCCATGCGGAACGACCCGACTCCGACGCCGCCACGCGGCACATCGCGTAACGCCGGAAAGTCAGGAAAGAAGAAGCAGAAAAGCCGAACCTGA
- a CDS encoding RICIN domain-containing protein produces the protein MTRNTGPHLHREGLRVLRRPPRPPSSRRRWARRLATPVVSIASLGLLATLAVHPELVTHDPSGVKPAADSYPWYTQTAAEQLRQDQCLMSEVLRLGGPTMATTAQDGLNQPADKLHVLANRDHWDKTPLAGAYQKDRDAYDKQLDDLHNLRNAWQKPLAGLSTPAGFTDADFHWPPGSPGDGKQDFYTQTGLSKWISDRFWKDDADFYTDPTAKADDKTVQAFKTIGDPLYTGDPDPSLPPEARDRRYAEQSAYEFLKFRDQYFADDLRLFLTSGGFPHTAPDPDSPEYRVAVEDVKTRFAACSWRDPIDPDKVLGDVTSTAAKEWQQEISSQAGMRNTILDANEDAVTSLTKAAKILGDLLGQSWTADHLARWQDYWQPGGLGWVGDADNIVQVVNAAGKCLDVQGSGTANGTPVQVYTCNNSAAQRWKIHGSEDAAQLVNVASQKCLDVAGNNDDNKTPIRIWQCNDSPAQRWALNMQSDTPIKSVGTGKCLDLHTFNNGQDAWLYGCNNSAAQKFRVKPLGHNGTDDSSYPDKAQFTKATTGITNARTKAKSLLEDLKALQKTAAAAAKKSDDAETASYQVADQQGAPRGRGLLVGQQKNQVTQGITAAVDAMEKAGETAEAATRASGSDSDTIAQRAIAQAAQVKTEFRHQAAHTAELQAKAAADAAKVHRDNAKQDADTAKQKLGETLAAEDKAKTAAATAHARRLDAEAQEATAKQEKANAAAAQTEANQHRKNAEDLAGKAKDAKDKAEASEKTASDKRDDAKAKANHARDMRNDAWDAQQKANVDRTKADAKKAYADSLDAGDDADKARQAANDADKHATDSETAAKKAQDEADAATQSAEDADAAATRAEAAAKRARADANEAQAAKADADAAVRTATATAADAIAASQHAAGEARTAVKLADEAETDANNAKAQADSAKKDLKDALVAAAKSAGYAHVTAQAAVDAGKSAKQVVKPANDAIELGSPYIDNDSTAELVVLTGQASKTLAEQQKAVADTHAKNAQAEADAAKNIADQAKDDTKAALQSAANAARSAADARGYANQALDYSADAAKSAAAAVDSLNRTKEYDRQAGEDAAAADTAATSAEGYAKDARASADEAALDADAAHKAADQAAQDAKDARAAANRADQAATEAENYAKDADKYAKEAQDIATDTAKKQANQELGKGSMTGVPGVFVVPEDGTFQILSGTQQGNCVPGMPQAAIVGCDATYSEIHVKYVADFYLCTDDQAPATAEGCPPTAWRLLERKLLPDVKITNWQHHFSGEDVVRAGWQTLFGEVPGNVLFEFFAKDMLKCLHGSAAGCAWAYANYGGADSALSEIVKNVLDLNRAVKSEDGIADAWKSLKESGLDDDVVAGIGKKEADKIAAACRKNSFPAGTQVLMADGSRKAIDTITTDDRLLATDSQTGETRPEPVTDTFSHRADQLVAITFADGGRVLTTPGHRMYVTGHGWTIVSELAAGDRLRTPDGKTDVVADLRTLTAPQTVWDLTVDDLHTFYVLAGAKPVLVHNCEGELSDALYDEIDARYGTDIADGVEYNAMRMHDGTAQSLDHEIPGIGHNLKLLADYLAGWRNKFTYRDVRQGSQVVYDTGKGVLVVKTPRNIHAYQYTADQWEKGVHEGRYVPLNPGGGTP, from the coding sequence GTGACCCGGAATACGGGGCCACACCTTCATAGAGAGGGATTGCGCGTGTTGCGCAGACCACCCAGACCACCATCGAGCAGACGCAGATGGGCGAGAAGACTGGCGACTCCGGTCGTCTCCATCGCCTCACTCGGCCTGCTCGCCACCCTTGCCGTCCACCCCGAACTCGTCACCCACGATCCGAGCGGCGTGAAGCCGGCAGCTGACTCCTACCCCTGGTACACCCAGACGGCGGCCGAGCAGTTGCGGCAGGACCAGTGCCTCATGTCAGAGGTTCTGCGCCTGGGCGGGCCCACCATGGCCACGACCGCGCAGGACGGGCTGAACCAGCCCGCGGACAAGCTGCACGTCCTGGCCAACCGGGACCACTGGGACAAGACTCCGCTCGCGGGCGCCTACCAGAAGGACCGGGACGCCTACGACAAGCAGCTCGACGACCTTCACAACCTGCGCAACGCCTGGCAGAAGCCGCTCGCTGGCCTGTCGACGCCGGCCGGGTTCACCGATGCGGACTTCCACTGGCCTCCGGGATCGCCCGGTGACGGCAAGCAGGACTTCTACACGCAGACCGGCCTGTCGAAGTGGATATCCGACCGGTTCTGGAAAGACGACGCCGACTTCTACACCGACCCCACCGCCAAGGCCGACGACAAGACGGTCCAGGCGTTCAAGACGATCGGCGACCCCCTCTACACCGGGGACCCCGACCCCAGCCTGCCCCCCGAGGCCCGGGACCGCCGTTACGCGGAGCAGTCCGCCTACGAGTTCCTGAAGTTCAGGGACCAGTACTTCGCCGATGACCTGCGGCTGTTCCTGACCTCGGGCGGTTTCCCCCACACCGCACCGGATCCGGACTCCCCGGAGTACCGGGTCGCCGTGGAGGACGTGAAGACCCGGTTCGCGGCCTGCTCCTGGCGGGACCCGATCGACCCGGACAAGGTTCTCGGCGACGTCACCAGCACAGCCGCGAAGGAGTGGCAGCAGGAGATCAGCAGCCAGGCGGGGATGCGGAACACCATCCTGGACGCCAACGAGGACGCCGTCACCAGCCTCACCAAGGCCGCCAAGATCCTCGGTGACCTGCTGGGCCAGTCCTGGACGGCTGACCATCTCGCGCGCTGGCAGGACTACTGGCAGCCGGGTGGGCTCGGCTGGGTCGGGGATGCCGACAACATCGTCCAGGTCGTCAACGCCGCCGGTAAATGCCTCGACGTCCAGGGCTCCGGTACCGCGAATGGCACGCCGGTGCAGGTGTACACCTGCAACAACAGTGCGGCACAACGGTGGAAGATCCACGGCAGCGAGGATGCCGCCCAGCTCGTCAACGTCGCCTCGCAGAAGTGCCTGGATGTCGCCGGGAACAACGACGACAACAAGACGCCGATCCGGATCTGGCAGTGCAATGACAGCCCCGCCCAGCGGTGGGCGCTGAACATGCAGTCCGACACCCCCATCAAGAGTGTCGGCACCGGGAAGTGTCTGGACCTGCACACGTTCAACAACGGGCAGGACGCCTGGCTGTACGGCTGCAACAACAGTGCGGCGCAGAAGTTCCGGGTCAAGCCCCTCGGTCACAACGGCACCGACGACAGCAGCTACCCGGACAAGGCGCAGTTCACCAAGGCCACCACCGGCATCACCAACGCACGCACCAAGGCCAAGAGCCTCCTGGAAGACCTGAAGGCGTTGCAGAAGACCGCAGCGGCGGCGGCGAAGAAGTCCGACGACGCCGAAACTGCCTCCTACCAGGTTGCCGACCAGCAGGGCGCCCCGCGTGGGCGCGGGCTGTTGGTGGGTCAGCAGAAGAACCAGGTCACCCAGGGCATCACCGCCGCTGTGGACGCCATGGAGAAGGCCGGCGAAACGGCGGAGGCTGCCACCCGCGCGAGTGGCTCGGACAGCGACACGATCGCCCAGCGCGCGATAGCTCAGGCCGCGCAGGTCAAGACGGAGTTCCGCCACCAGGCCGCCCACACCGCAGAGTTGCAGGCCAAGGCAGCAGCGGATGCGGCGAAGGTCCACCGGGACAACGCCAAGCAGGATGCTGACACCGCCAAGCAGAAGCTTGGCGAAACGCTCGCGGCGGAGGACAAGGCGAAGACGGCGGCCGCCACCGCCCACGCCCGCCGCCTGGACGCCGAAGCCCAGGAGGCCACGGCGAAGCAGGAGAAGGCCAACGCCGCCGCCGCCCAGACCGAAGCGAACCAGCATCGGAAGAACGCCGAGGACCTGGCGGGCAAGGCGAAGGACGCGAAGGACAAGGCCGAAGCCTCCGAGAAGACCGCATCGGACAAGCGGGACGACGCCAAGGCCAAGGCCAACCACGCCCGCGACATGCGGAATGACGCCTGGGACGCCCAGCAGAAAGCCAACGTCGACCGCACCAAGGCCGACGCAAAGAAGGCTTACGCCGACTCCCTCGACGCCGGGGACGACGCCGACAAGGCACGCCAGGCCGCGAACGACGCCGACAAGCACGCGACCGACTCCGAGACGGCCGCCAAGAAGGCCCAGGACGAAGCCGACGCCGCCACACAGTCTGCCGAGGACGCCGATGCGGCAGCGACCAGGGCTGAGGCGGCGGCGAAGCGGGCACGCGCGGACGCCAATGAAGCGCAAGCGGCGAAGGCAGACGCCGACGCAGCCGTACGCACCGCCACCGCCACGGCCGCTGACGCCATCGCAGCCTCCCAGCACGCCGCCGGCGAAGCACGGACAGCCGTCAAGCTCGCGGATGAGGCCGAGACCGATGCGAACAACGCCAAGGCCCAAGCGGACTCGGCGAAGAAGGACCTGAAGGACGCCCTCGTCGCAGCGGCCAAGTCCGCCGGGTACGCGCACGTCACCGCCCAGGCGGCCGTGGATGCGGGGAAGTCGGCGAAGCAGGTCGTCAAACCCGCCAACGACGCCATCGAACTCGGCTCCCCCTACATTGACAACGACTCCACAGCCGAGCTGGTGGTCCTGACCGGGCAGGCGTCGAAGACTCTCGCCGAGCAGCAGAAGGCTGTTGCTGACACGCATGCGAAGAACGCGCAGGCGGAGGCTGATGCCGCGAAGAACATCGCGGACCAGGCGAAAGACGACACCAAGGCAGCGTTGCAGTCAGCGGCCAACGCCGCACGATCAGCAGCGGACGCCCGCGGCTACGCCAACCAGGCCTTGGACTATTCGGCCGACGCCGCGAAATCGGCGGCGGCTGCTGTGGACTCGCTGAACCGGACGAAGGAGTACGACCGGCAGGCCGGCGAAGACGCCGCCGCAGCCGACACCGCAGCGACCAGCGCCGAAGGCTACGCGAAGGACGCCCGCGCCTCAGCCGACGAGGCCGCCCTCGACGCAGACGCCGCCCACAAGGCAGCCGACCAGGCCGCACAGGACGCCAAGGACGCGAGGGCTGCCGCCAACCGCGCCGACCAGGCCGCGACCGAGGCCGAAAACTACGCCAAGGACGCCGACAAGTACGCCAAAGAAGCCCAGGACATAGCCACCGACACGGCGAAGAAACAAGCCAACCAGGAACTCGGCAAGGGCTCCATGACGGGTGTCCCCGGCGTGTTCGTCGTCCCGGAAGACGGCACCTTCCAGATCCTCAGCGGCACACAGCAAGGCAACTGCGTTCCAGGGATGCCGCAGGCAGCGATCGTCGGCTGCGACGCCACGTACAGCGAAATCCACGTCAAATACGTTGCCGACTTCTACTTGTGCACCGACGATCAGGCACCGGCCACGGCCGAGGGCTGTCCGCCGACGGCCTGGCGTCTCCTGGAGCGGAAGCTGCTGCCGGACGTCAAGATCACCAACTGGCAGCACCACTTCTCCGGTGAGGACGTCGTCCGCGCCGGATGGCAGACCCTCTTCGGCGAAGTACCGGGGAACGTCCTGTTCGAGTTCTTCGCCAAGGACATGCTCAAGTGCCTCCACGGCAGCGCCGCCGGCTGCGCCTGGGCGTATGCCAACTACGGCGGAGCAGACAGCGCACTCAGCGAGATCGTCAAGAACGTCTTGGACCTTAACCGCGCGGTTAAGTCCGAGGACGGTATCGCGGATGCCTGGAAGTCTCTCAAAGAGTCTGGACTCGACGACGACGTCGTCGCTGGCATCGGCAAGAAGGAAGCCGACAAGATCGCCGCAGCCTGCCGGAAGAACAGCTTCCCGGCAGGTACACAGGTCCTGATGGCAGACGGTTCCCGTAAGGCGATTGATACGATCACCACGGACGATCGGCTTCTGGCCACCGACTCTCAGACCGGGGAAACTCGCCCGGAGCCGGTCACCGACACCTTCTCGCACCGCGCGGACCAGTTGGTCGCGATCACCTTCGCCGACGGCGGACGTGTCCTCACGACGCCAGGCCACCGGATGTACGTGACGGGCCATGGCTGGACAATCGTGTCGGAGCTGGCCGCCGGCGACCGGCTCAGGACCCCGGACGGTAAGACGGACGTCGTGGCCGACCTGCGGACGCTGACAGCACCGCAGACGGTCTGGGACCTGACGGTCGATGACCTCCACACCTTCTACGTGCTGGCTGGTGCAAAGCCGGTCCTCGTTCACAACTGCGAGGGTGAACTCAGCGACGCCCTGTACGACGAGATCGATGCGCGCTACGGCACGGACATCGCTGACGGTGTGGAATACAACGCGATGCGGATGCACGACGGCACTGCGCAATCCCTCGACCACGAGATTCCAGGCATTGGGCACAACCTGAAGTTGCTCGCCGACTACCTGGCCGGCTGGCGCAATAAGTTCACCTACCGTGACGTGAGGCAGGGTTCACAGGTGGTCTACGACACAGGCAAGGGAGTGCTCGTGGTGAAGACACCACGCAATATCCATGCCTACCAGTACACCGCTGATCAGTGGGAGAAGGGCGTGCACGAGGGCCGGTACGTGCCGCTGAATCCCGGAGGAGGAACACCGTGA